The proteins below are encoded in one region of Rhodoferax potami:
- a CDS encoding transposase, which translates to MLKDSDTPRYAVRRTKRTYSADTKAALLAACRAPGASIAAVASAHSMNANVLHRWLKEQAQPDAHAEALPSEPIDMPAFIPVPLLTQTAEPVERTIRVEVRKGSLSMTVTWPMSAAHEFAGWSGALLK; encoded by the coding sequence ATGCTCAAAGACTCAGACACCCCGAGGTACGCCGTGCGCCGTACCAAGCGAACCTATTCAGCAGATACCAAAGCCGCGTTGCTTGCCGCGTGCAGGGCGCCGGGCGCGTCCATCGCAGCGGTCGCCAGCGCGCATAGCATGAACGCCAATGTGTTGCACCGCTGGCTGAAGGAGCAAGCACAGCCGGACGCTCACGCCGAAGCCCTTCCGTCAGAGCCGATAGACATGCCAGCATTTATCCCGGTGCCCCTGCTCACGCAAACGGCAGAGCCCGTGGAGCGCACGATTCGTGTGGAGGTCCGCAAAGGTAGTTTGAGCATGACCGTCACTTGGCCCATGTCTGCTGCCCATGAATTTGCCGGCTGGTCGGGCGCCCTTCTCAAGTGA